The Aureispira anguillae genome contains a region encoding:
- a CDS encoding FecR family protein has translation MDKNDNKYLHLLNKVLANKASTSERDLLEEWIKSKEENKAFVEEITKVWDWSEHYAEDLSIDTNSAWDKLVTKINQEPPVKHTIVRSLRSWTAAAAMVGLLALSFWWAYQNDKVVEAPMAQIETGKKEQKEITLPDGSVVVLNEGSSLSYKEDFKTRKVHLEGEAFFEVTKQNGASFEIITTTTKTTVLGTSFNVRAYQDKDVEVAVLTGKVAVEGLKGSQEKVFLLPNETAIYDVKANTIEKETQMGVNSIAWKTQELVFDNTQWMEVIETLEQYFDVEIESDEKLLNCYYTGQFKDPNLGQIFETIAFTFPTDLKVEEVDKKYILSGEGCE, from the coding sequence ATGGACAAAAACGACAACAAATATCTTCACCTTCTTAATAAAGTATTAGCGAATAAGGCTTCTACTAGTGAGCGAGATTTATTAGAAGAATGGATTAAAAGCAAAGAAGAAAATAAGGCTTTTGTAGAAGAAATTACAAAAGTGTGGGATTGGTCTGAACATTATGCAGAGGATTTGTCCATTGATACCAATTCGGCATGGGATAAATTAGTAACAAAAATAAACCAAGAGCCTCCTGTAAAACATACAATCGTACGAAGTTTACGGAGTTGGACGGCTGCTGCTGCAATGGTTGGTTTGCTTGCTTTGAGTTTTTGGTGGGCTTATCAAAATGATAAGGTGGTTGAAGCTCCAATGGCACAGATAGAGACGGGCAAAAAGGAACAAAAAGAAATTACGCTGCCTGATGGTTCTGTTGTTGTCTTAAATGAGGGATCAAGCCTTTCTTATAAAGAAGATTTTAAAACGAGGAAAGTACATTTGGAAGGAGAAGCTTTTTTTGAGGTGACCAAACAGAATGGTGCCTCTTTTGAAATCATTACCACAACCACTAAAACAACAGTGTTAGGAACCTCTTTTAATGTTCGTGCTTACCAAGATAAAGATGTAGAAGTAGCGGTATTAACAGGAAAAGTAGCGGTTGAAGGACTAAAAGGAAGTCAAGAAAAAGTGTTTTTATTGCCCAATGAAACAGCAATTTATGATGTAAAGGCTAATACAATAGAAAAAGAGACCCAAATGGGCGTCAATTCAATCGCTTGGAAAACGCAGGAGTTGGTTTTTGATAATACCCAATGGATGGAGGTGATTGAAACCTTAGAACAGTATTTTGATGTAGAGATCGAGAGTGACGAAAAACTCCTAAATTGTTATTATACAGGTCAATTTAAAGATCCAAATTTAGGGCAAATATTTGAAACGATAGCTTTTACCTTTCCAACAGATTTGAAGGTAGAAGAAGTCGATAAAAAATATATCCTTAGTGGTGAAGGATGTGAATAA
- a CDS encoding ABC transporter ATP-binding protein, translating into MDILSIKNLSKSYNWGKEYALKDVNFALKEGSICAIVGESGSGKTTLLRLIAGLERPNSGTIVVKGKEVSGMTKIVPPQKRNVGMVFQNFALFPHLTVAQNIAYGLKNKNTKKVDELLHIIELDGYGGRYPNELSGGQQQRVALARTLAVDPELLLLDEPFSSLDAELKSNLRQEVYRIVKQINISVLFITHDIQDAIAIADEIIFLKNGKIVEQGILQGLYKNTKNDYARAIFSNLVSTSKNVLAALDEDGLKK; encoded by the coding sequence ATGGATATTTTAAGCATAAAGAATCTTTCTAAGTCCTATAATTGGGGAAAAGAATATGCCTTGAAAGATGTAAATTTTGCCTTGAAAGAAGGCAGCATTTGTGCAATAGTAGGAGAAAGTGGTAGTGGGAAAACGACACTTTTGAGATTGATTGCAGGGCTAGAACGCCCCAATTCAGGAACGATTGTGGTAAAGGGAAAAGAGGTTTCAGGCATGACTAAAATAGTCCCTCCTCAAAAAAGAAATGTGGGGATGGTTTTCCAAAATTTTGCTTTATTTCCTCATTTGACGGTTGCGCAAAATATTGCTTATGGTTTAAAGAATAAAAATACTAAAAAAGTAGATGAGCTGCTTCATATCATCGAGTTAGATGGCTATGGGGGAAGGTACCCAAATGAGCTAAGCGGAGGTCAACAGCAGCGAGTTGCGCTTGCCAGAACTTTGGCTGTTGACCCTGAATTGTTATTGTTAGATGAGCCTTTTAGTAGCCTTGATGCTGAGTTGAAATCTAATTTGCGCCAAGAAGTTTATCGAATTGTTAAACAAATTAATATCTCTGTTCTTTTTATCACACACGATATTCAAGATGCCATTGCTATTGCAGATGAGATTATTTTCCTTAAGAATGGCAAAATTGTAGAACAAGGAATACTACAGGGTTTATACAAAAACACCAAAAACGACTATGCTAGAGCCATCTTTTCTAATTTGGTAAGCACGTCTAAGAATGTCTTGGCAGCTTTGGACGAAGATGGTCTAAAAAAGTAA
- a CDS encoding Fe(3+) ABC transporter substrate-binding protein, giving the protein MDKIILIVGLIIALASCQSETNEPTTEVSKTENKELNLYTHRHYDTDQIIFDNFEKSTGIKVNVVNANADELIQKMEREGAQSPADLLLTVDAGRLVRAKSKQLLQAIESNVLTETIPAHLRDRENNWFGLTKRARVVVYDKEKVKPEQLSTYENLVEPQWNKKVLIRSSGNIYNQSLLASIIANTDEATAEQWAAGMVNNMARSPKGNDRDQVKAILAGEGELAIINTYYLGKLLNSKDEEEVKAGQNVAVFFPNQEGRGTHINISGIGVAKYAPNKENAIKFIEYLASKEVQEEFASANYEYPVNPMAESSELLRSWGEFKEDALELSVLGELNKQAVMTFDKVGWK; this is encoded by the coding sequence ATGGATAAAATTATCTTGATAGTAGGGCTAATTATAGCGTTGGCATCTTGCCAAAGCGAAACGAATGAGCCTACAACAGAAGTTTCAAAAACTGAAAATAAGGAGCTAAATCTTTATACGCATCGACATTATGATACCGATCAAATTATCTTTGACAATTTTGAGAAAAGCACAGGAATTAAGGTAAATGTAGTGAATGCTAATGCGGATGAATTAATTCAAAAAATGGAGCGAGAAGGAGCGCAATCTCCAGCAGATTTGTTGCTTACGGTTGATGCTGGTCGATTGGTAAGGGCAAAGAGCAAACAACTTTTGCAAGCAATCGAATCAAATGTTCTAACCGAAACCATACCTGCTCATTTGAGAGATCGTGAAAACAATTGGTTTGGTTTGACCAAAAGGGCTCGTGTGGTGGTTTATGATAAAGAGAAGGTAAAACCCGAACAGCTTTCAACTTATGAAAACTTGGTAGAACCCCAGTGGAATAAAAAAGTTCTAATTCGATCTTCAGGCAACATTTACAACCAATCTTTGTTGGCTTCTATTATTGCCAATACAGATGAGGCAACTGCGGAGCAATGGGCTGCTGGAATGGTTAATAATATGGCTCGTTCTCCCAAGGGAAATGACCGAGATCAGGTAAAAGCAATTTTGGCTGGCGAAGGAGAATTGGCGATTATTAATACCTATTATTTGGGCAAATTATTGAATTCTAAAGATGAAGAAGAGGTCAAGGCTGGACAGAACGTAGCGGTCTTTTTCCCCAATCAAGAAGGACGAGGAACGCACATTAATATTAGTGGAATTGGAGTGGCAAAATATGCTCCTAATAAGGAAAATGCCATTAAATTTATAGAATATTTAGCAAGCAAAGAAGTACAAGAAGAATTTGCAAGCGCTAATTATGAATACCCTGTTAATCCAATGGCTGAATCTTCTGAGCTGCTTCGCTCTTGGGGAGAATTTAAAGAGGATGCCCTTGAACTATCTGTTTTGGGAGAGCTGAATAAGCAAGCTGTGATGACATTTGATAAGGTAGGATGGAAATAA
- a CDS encoding STN domain-containing protein, giving the protein MINKINIIILLFLLSFGKLYAQQVEVHFSEISLKEVLDEISANYNLQFSYSNNYLKLDRKISFHSEGKTLEATLDQLFSENNIAYATIGSQLVLKPSKAKDRKRKERKKRKKKREEKREEQSKRTLERGTLFDFDIHSELIGSTEALVEPEEKIERSFITINEIEPLVPESITGKVRYEDALTSERTPYVSSGAKKNKTSVGQFSILPFLATNAKYRSRYNVLSLNFFWGVNGGVNGLEVGIVGNTITRNVRGVQLSNLFNTVKGNLFGLQVSGMLNLTKGKVMGIQLAGIFNLGSNIFGTQVGGLANIARNLHGMQLSSLSNLATDVYGFQVSGLFNFANGKLFGSQIGGLGNIAWGGKSAVQFAGGFNMSAKAQFQIASLFNMAQNIEGAQLGTVNIARKVKGMQFGVVNTTRKLIGGQVGIINVAKKAEGAMIGLINVVDTIKGAPLGIINIVKKNGYNRFELSGSEAMYINIGAKFGPRHYYHIIQGGWRINSDNTYSWSLGLGVGTLFDLSENIHLNIELVCSHVNEAVFWLTKLNLLNQFKLTMDVKLTEKVSFFWGPTFNAQVSNLYDTNKQVYGSSIMPYTLFDQTNKGTNLKMWIGGVIGLRF; this is encoded by the coding sequence ATGATTAACAAGATCAATATAATTATCTTATTATTCCTGTTATCCTTTGGGAAATTATATGCTCAACAGGTTGAAGTACATTTTTCAGAAATTTCTCTAAAAGAAGTTTTGGATGAAATTAGTGCCAACTATAATCTACAGTTTTCTTATAGTAATAACTATCTGAAACTGGATCGAAAAATATCTTTTCACAGCGAGGGAAAGACGTTGGAAGCGACATTGGATCAGTTGTTTAGCGAGAACAACATTGCTTATGCAACCATTGGCTCTCAATTGGTACTTAAGCCTAGCAAGGCGAAAGATCGGAAGCGAAAAGAGCGAAAAAAACGAAAAAAAAAGCGGGAAGAAAAAAGGGAGGAACAAAGTAAACGAACGCTAGAGCGAGGAACCTTGTTCGATTTTGACATTCACTCTGAGTTGATTGGTAGCACAGAGGCATTGGTTGAGCCAGAGGAAAAAATAGAGCGAAGTTTTATTACCATCAATGAAATAGAACCCTTAGTGCCAGAGAGTATAACGGGTAAGGTTCGTTACGAAGATGCCTTGACATCCGAAAGAACGCCTTATGTTTCTTCTGGTGCTAAAAAGAATAAAACTTCTGTGGGACAGTTTTCTATCTTGCCTTTTTTAGCAACAAATGCCAAATACAGAAGTCGATATAATGTGTTGTCGTTAAATTTCTTTTGGGGGGTGAACGGCGGTGTGAATGGTCTAGAGGTTGGGATTGTTGGTAATACCATTACTCGCAATGTACGAGGGGTGCAATTGTCCAATTTATTTAATACTGTAAAAGGAAATCTCTTTGGGCTTCAAGTGTCGGGAATGTTAAACCTGACAAAGGGAAAAGTAATGGGAATTCAATTGGCAGGAATTTTTAACTTGGGGAGTAATATTTTTGGAACCCAGGTTGGAGGGCTTGCCAATATTGCAAGAAATTTGCACGGTATGCAACTGAGTAGTTTGAGTAACCTTGCTACAGATGTTTATGGATTTCAGGTTTCGGGCTTATTTAACTTTGCGAACGGAAAGTTGTTTGGTTCTCAGATTGGAGGGCTTGGAAATATTGCTTGGGGGGGGAAGAGTGCCGTGCAATTTGCAGGGGGATTTAACATGAGTGCGAAGGCTCAATTTCAAATTGCCAGTTTATTTAATATGGCTCAAAATATTGAAGGCGCTCAGTTGGGAACCGTTAATATCGCTAGAAAGGTAAAAGGAATGCAGTTTGGAGTGGTCAATACAACTCGGAAATTGATTGGTGGACAAGTTGGAATTATTAATGTCGCCAAAAAGGCAGAGGGGGCTATGATTGGATTAATTAACGTTGTTGACACGATAAAAGGAGCGCCATTGGGGATTATTAATATTGTCAAAAAAAATGGCTACAATCGATTTGAATTATCGGGAAGCGAGGCGATGTATATCAATATAGGAGCCAAATTTGGACCTAGGCATTATTATCATATTATACAGGGAGGATGGAGAATAAATAGCGACAATACTTATTCTTGGTCGTTGGGCTTAGGAGTAGGAACTTTATTTGATTTGAGTGAGAATATTCATTTAAATATAGAACTAGTTTGTTCTCATGTTAATGAAGCGGTCTTTTGGCTAACTAAATTAAACTTACTCAATCAATTTAAATTAACCATGGATGTCAAACTAACTGAAAAAGTAAGTTTTTTTTGGGGACCAACGTTTAATGCACAAGTCTCGAATTTATACGATACCAATAAACAAGTATATGGATCTAGTATTATGCCTTATACCTTATTTGATCAAACCAACAAAGGCACCAATTTAAAAATGTGGATTGGGGGAGTCATTGGATTAAGGTTTTAA
- a CDS encoding TonB-dependent receptor gives MKSINYLVLLFIFLLAINKVQGQTHTQAIYGKVVDQDSKMALIGATIKVQSGDQLLGGGTDFDGDFRIEKVPVGRLNIEVTYLGYEPVVLSSITLSSGKELNLTIEMQESTADMEEVVVSAENNRDKAAALNEMATVSARSFSVEETGRYAGSFADPSRMVTNYAGVSVGGGTFDLSNEIVVRGNSPSGLLWRMEGIEIPNPNHFADVGSSGGSVSMLNSNTLSTSDFFTGAFPGEYGNATSGVFDLNLRNGNNQKHEFTLGIGLLGIEAAAEGYFSKKSKASFLINYRYSTLGLVQAMGLNPVGDALPSYQDLSFKINLPAGKAGTFTLWGIGGDNTAYLNPEKDSLKWEKASDNDGYDAKGKMGVVGLSHRIIVSENSYLKTVVALSGQQSKSEYYELAAQDDYQKDVSGANLFNRYSIRATTAYTHKFGAKNTLKAGVVFNQLNFGYDVKRKDENTGRLKTFLDNKGATQLLQAYASWKYRPHTNWGINAGLHYSYLTLNKKYAIEPRLSAKWNFAPKHSISVGGGIHSRMEDISYYFVEVPNLEEGNKNLELKKAVHAVLGYDFAISKDINLKIEAYYQYLYDVPVENETESTLTILNTTNIFEVLNAKGMVSEGLGRNFGLDLTFEKFFSKQYYILFTASVYDSKYQAKDGNWYNTRFNTNYNISLLGGKEFKVGKNKNNTFGLNSKFILAGGSRYTPVDVEQSRAAGRAIYVDKKDYTEQVAPYVRLDFGLSYKINMKKMTHTIGIDIQNVINYNNIFTQAYNVETEKIEYLYQGGIFPNINYKIQF, from the coding sequence ATGAAAAGCATTAATTATTTAGTATTACTATTTATTTTTTTGTTAGCAATTAACAAAGTACAAGGACAAACACATACCCAAGCTATTTATGGCAAAGTCGTAGATCAAGACTCCAAAATGGCGCTGATTGGAGCAACAATAAAAGTGCAAAGTGGCGACCAATTGTTAGGAGGGGGAACGGACTTTGATGGAGACTTTCGTATTGAAAAAGTGCCCGTAGGGCGTTTGAACATAGAAGTTACTTATTTGGGGTATGAACCTGTTGTATTGAGCAGTATTACGCTATCTTCAGGAAAGGAATTGAACTTAACCATCGAAATGCAAGAGTCTACCGCAGATATGGAAGAAGTGGTTGTTTCGGCAGAGAATAATCGAGACAAAGCAGCAGCGCTCAATGAAATGGCGACCGTTAGTGCTCGGTCGTTTTCAGTAGAAGAAACAGGGCGTTATGCAGGGAGTTTTGCCGATCCTTCTAGAATGGTCACTAATTATGCAGGAGTCAGTGTTGGAGGAGGAACCTTTGATTTGAGTAATGAAATTGTGGTTCGAGGTAATTCTCCAAGTGGATTACTTTGGCGCATGGAGGGCATTGAAATTCCAAATCCCAACCATTTTGCAGATGTTGGTAGCTCAGGAGGAAGTGTGAGTATGCTCAATTCCAATACACTATCTACTTCTGATTTTTTTACAGGGGCTTTTCCTGGGGAATATGGAAATGCTACGTCTGGTGTATTTGATCTGAATCTGAGAAACGGAAACAATCAAAAGCATGAATTTACCCTTGGAATTGGTCTTTTGGGAATAGAAGCTGCCGCAGAAGGTTATTTTAGCAAGAAATCCAAAGCTTCTTTTTTGATCAATTACCGCTATTCTACCTTGGGACTGGTACAAGCAATGGGGCTCAATCCAGTTGGGGATGCCTTGCCTTCTTATCAAGATCTATCTTTCAAAATTAATTTGCCTGCTGGCAAGGCAGGAACCTTTACTCTTTGGGGGATTGGCGGCGACAATACGGCTTATCTAAACCCTGAAAAAGATTCTCTAAAATGGGAAAAAGCAAGCGATAATGACGGCTATGATGCTAAAGGAAAAATGGGCGTAGTTGGTTTGTCTCATCGTATTATTGTTAGTGAAAATAGTTATTTAAAAACAGTGGTTGCTTTATCTGGGCAACAATCTAAGTCAGAATATTATGAATTAGCTGCTCAGGATGATTACCAAAAAGATGTTTCGGGAGCCAATTTATTCAACCGATATAGTATTCGAGCAACAACGGCTTATACCCACAAATTTGGAGCAAAAAACACCCTTAAAGCAGGGGTGGTGTTTAATCAACTGAATTTTGGTTATGATGTAAAAAGAAAGGATGAAAACACAGGAAGGCTAAAAACTTTTTTGGATAACAAAGGTGCTACCCAACTTTTGCAAGCTTATGCGAGCTGGAAATATCGCCCACATACCAATTGGGGCATTAACGCAGGACTGCATTATTCTTACCTTACCTTAAATAAAAAATACGCTATAGAGCCTCGTCTTTCTGCCAAGTGGAATTTTGCCCCTAAGCATTCTATTAGTGTTGGGGGAGGAATTCATTCAAGAATGGAAGATATTTCTTATTACTTTGTAGAAGTTCCCAACTTGGAAGAAGGCAACAAAAATTTGGAGCTTAAAAAAGCAGTACATGCTGTATTGGGCTATGATTTTGCCATTAGCAAAGATATAAATCTGAAAATAGAAGCCTATTATCAATATTTGTATGATGTACCTGTTGAAAATGAAACAGAAAGCACCTTAACCATCCTGAATACGACCAATATTTTTGAAGTATTGAATGCAAAAGGAATGGTAAGTGAAGGCTTGGGACGAAATTTTGGATTGGATTTGACCTTTGAAAAATTCTTTAGCAAGCAATATTATATCCTATTTACGGCTTCTGTTTATGATTCTAAATATCAGGCGAAAGATGGCAATTGGTACAACACTCGCTTTAATACCAACTACAATATTTCATTGTTGGGAGGAAAAGAATTTAAGGTTGGCAAAAACAAAAATAATACCTTTGGGCTTAACAGCAAGTTTATTTTGGCAGGTGGTTCTCGATATACGCCTGTAGATGTAGAACAATCTAGAGCAGCGGGGCGTGCGATTTATGTTGATAAGAAAGATTACACCGAGCAAGTAGCTCCTTATGTTCGTTTGGATTTTGGGTTGAGCTACAAAATTAACATGAAAAAAATGACGCATACCATAGGAATAGATATTCAGAATGTCATTAATTACAACAATATTTTTACACAAGCTTATAATGTAGAAACCGAAAAAATAGAATATCTCTATCAGGGCGGAATCTTCCCAAATATCAATTATAAAATTCAATTTTAG
- a CDS encoding NAD-dependent epimerase/dehydratase family protein: MGVILVTGCAGFIGSHICSHLLSQGKKVLGIDNLNDYYSSRLKVRNLVPLQAHKNFEFRQQCIGDLSGLMKISTSIDLVIHLAATPGVVPSLNQVQAYLDNNINKYNVLLDYMQIKGIKRLIFASSSSVYGNTPNGVESMVLQPISPYGFTKQMGEQLNYQYHYLHQISIVNLRLFSVYGERMRPDLALPKFMNSLLNNQAIDLYNNGNDYRDFTYIEDVVQAFMATINYLEQNAPCFQSINIGNNQPIKIRTLLSLLEEVSNRKAIYSNLKKRKGEVFRTAANISKAQLLLAYQPQTSIEEGIYKYYQWYQQQQEITPIPVGC; encoded by the coding sequence ATGGGAGTTATATTAGTGACTGGTTGTGCAGGTTTTATAGGAAGTCATATCTGTTCTCACCTGTTGAGTCAGGGGAAAAAAGTACTTGGTATTGACAATTTGAACGATTATTATAGCAGCAGATTAAAAGTAAGGAATTTAGTCCCCTTACAAGCGCATAAAAATTTTGAATTTAGGCAACAATGCATTGGAGACCTTTCTGGATTAATGAAAATTAGCACTTCCATAGACCTAGTCATTCATCTAGCTGCTACACCAGGAGTTGTTCCTTCTCTCAACCAAGTCCAAGCTTATCTTGATAACAATATCAATAAATACAATGTATTATTAGACTATATGCAAATCAAAGGAATTAAGCGGCTCATTTTTGCGTCTTCCTCCTCGGTTTATGGCAATACTCCTAATGGAGTAGAATCGATGGTTTTGCAGCCCATTTCGCCTTATGGTTTTACCAAACAAATGGGAGAACAACTCAATTACCAATACCACTATTTGCATCAAATTTCTATTGTTAATTTAAGGCTATTTTCTGTTTATGGTGAACGAATGCGACCAGACTTAGCCCTCCCAAAATTCATGAATAGCTTACTTAATAATCAGGCGATTGATCTGTACAATAATGGCAATGACTATAGAGATTTTACCTATATTGAAGATGTTGTGCAAGCTTTTATGGCAACAATCAATTATTTGGAGCAAAATGCCCCTTGTTTTCAAAGCATCAACATAGGCAATAATCAGCCGATCAAAATTCGAACATTATTGTCTTTATTAGAAGAAGTAAGCAATAGAAAGGCAATCTATTCCAACTTAAAAAAGAGAAAAGGAGAGGTATTTCGCACCGCTGCCAATATAAGTAAAGCGCAGTTATTACTAGCCTATCAGCCTCAAACATCTATTGAAGAAGGAATTTATAAGTACTATCAATGGTATCAACAACAACAAGAAATCACCCCAATTCCAGTAGGCTGTTAA
- a CDS encoding ABC transporter permease: protein MEIKNKIRRFVRDINQWSFWTIAIGLFIALPIFSIVLNLFGQAGPMWEHVCEHLLSAYVYNSIFLLLGTGTLSILIGVSSAWIISQYDFPYRKIIERLLFLPLAIPSYIVAYAYVGFFGNSGLLQRLLSLVGITEVAIDMMNIYGLIWVLSLSLFPYVYISTRMAFLNQSSCIQDAAFLLGASQKKYFRTVALPLAQPAIVAGVFLVFMEVLNDFGAAKYYGVNTFTTGIFRTWTALEDLKTAFYLSAILIFLVFVLRMFEKIQRGKKSYTIPIDSHKGSTKDRIQLSGKKKIAYIGILCIPIFFGLLLPLVQLFYWAYLTFYQVFKLELWWITLQSCGIALMTAACTVVGAISLIYFSQWNHLKSLTIFSKMATIGYVIPGAIIGIGVMAVSQVFVDVAYDNFQLKIGYIVYGSSIVLVYAYVVRFLAVAYNPLEANVLKVGRYLAESSYLLGKTSLRTLLKIELPLLKIGLSSAFTLVFIDTLKELPLTLILKPYKVQTLAVKAYEYADNEQVAEAALPALLLIGIVLFFMLIVQRWEAKLDQE, encoded by the coding sequence ATGGAAATAAAAAACAAAATAAGACGTTTTGTTCGTGATATAAACCAATGGTCATTTTGGACAATTGCCATTGGTTTATTTATTGCGTTGCCTATTTTTAGTATTGTATTAAATCTTTTTGGGCAGGCGGGACCGATGTGGGAGCATGTTTGTGAACATCTATTGTCTGCCTATGTGTACAATTCTATTTTTTTGTTGCTGGGAACAGGGACATTGTCTATTCTGATTGGTGTTTCTTCCGCTTGGATCATAAGCCAATATGATTTTCCTTATCGGAAAATAATAGAGCGCTTGCTCTTTTTGCCTTTGGCGATTCCTTCTTATATCGTGGCTTATGCCTATGTTGGTTTTTTTGGTAATAGCGGTTTGTTACAGCGGTTATTAAGTCTAGTAGGAATAACGGAGGTGGCTATTGATATGATGAATATTTATGGATTGATTTGGGTGTTAAGTTTATCCCTTTTTCCCTATGTTTATATTAGTACAAGAATGGCGTTTCTAAATCAATCTTCTTGTATACAAGATGCCGCATTTTTGTTGGGAGCTTCTCAAAAAAAATACTTTAGAACGGTTGCCTTACCCTTAGCACAACCTGCTATTGTAGCAGGTGTCTTTTTGGTTTTTATGGAGGTATTGAATGATTTTGGAGCGGCAAAGTATTATGGGGTAAATACGTTTACAACGGGTATTTTTCGAACATGGACGGCATTAGAGGATCTCAAAACTGCTTTTTATCTATCTGCAATTCTAATTTTTTTAGTTTTTGTATTGCGAATGTTTGAAAAAATTCAACGAGGAAAAAAGTCCTATACTATTCCAATAGATAGTCATAAGGGGAGCACCAAAGATAGAATTCAGTTGAGTGGCAAAAAGAAAATCGCCTATATTGGCATTTTGTGCATTCCAATATTTTTTGGGCTTTTACTGCCGCTTGTCCAATTGTTTTATTGGGCTTATCTTACCTTTTATCAAGTTTTTAAGCTTGAGCTATGGTGGATTACCTTGCAAAGTTGTGGTATCGCCCTAATGACGGCTGCTTGTACGGTTGTGGGAGCAATTAGTCTAATCTATTTTAGCCAATGGAATCATTTAAAATCCTTAACCATCTTTTCTAAAATGGCAACGATTGGTTATGTAATACCAGGAGCTATTATAGGGATTGGCGTAATGGCAGTCAGTCAAGTTTTTGTGGATGTTGCCTATGATAACTTTCAACTAAAAATAGGTTATATTGTTTATGGCAGCAGCATAGTTTTAGTGTATGCCTATGTGGTCCGTTTTTTGGCAGTAGCCTATAATCCATTGGAAGCAAATGTCTTAAAAGTAGGACGTTATTTGGCAGAGTCTTCTTATTTGTTGGGAAAAACTTCTTTGAGAACTTTGCTAAAGATAGAATTACCCTTGCTAAAAATAGGGCTTTCTAGTGCATTTACTTTGGTTTTTATTGACACCCTCAAAGAGTTACCACTTACGCTTATTTTAAAACCTTATAAGGTACAAACTCTGGCAGTAAAGGCTTACGAATATGCAGACAATGAACAGGTGGCAGAAGCGGCTTTACCTGCTTTGCTGCTCATTGGTATTGTGCTCTTTTTTATGTTGATTGTTCAGCGATGGGAAGCCAAATTAGATCAAGAATAA